A genomic stretch from Puntigrus tetrazona isolate hp1 chromosome 6, ASM1883169v1, whole genome shotgun sequence includes:
- the LOC122347471 gene encoding odorant receptor 131-2-like: MNSTVWIVDNYEEALVKNIVIVSLGLIINFINGMLVVTFFSNSMFSRDSRYILYIHLVINDMLMICISVTLYVLTYASQLVNAPLCYTLVFLGTTTFMITPLNLAGMAVERFIAICKPLHHAQICTPQRTHILICLIWVVGAMPSLTDIIILLFVQPIALLRSTVLCYTFSLFPTKAHKDRTTASQVICMSFVWIILIYTYCRVLFTARKAVSRGSANKARSTILLHGVQLLLCMLSYITPVMDMFVSPFFPVHRTKITFFNYLITNIMPRLLSPLIYGVRDQRFVKQMKEFFACKIVIVKIVPSK; this comes from the coding sequence ATGAACTCGACAGTGTGGATTGTGGATAATTATGAAGAAGCTCTAGTCAAAAACATTGTGATTGTTTCTCTTGGTCTtatcattaattttattaatggaATGCTAGTGGTGACTTTCTTCTCCAACTCAATGTTTTCAAGAGACTCcagatacattttatacattcacCTGGTAATCAATGACATGCTCATGATATGCATCTCAGTGACTTTATATGTGTTGACTTATGCTTCCCAACTTGTAAATGCACCATTGTGTTACACATTGGTTTTTCTTGGTACAACAACTTTTATGATCACTCCATTGAATCTGGCTGGTATGGCAGTAGAGCGTTTCATTGCTATCTGTAAACCACTGCATCATGCTCAAATTTGCACACCACAAAGAACCCACATCTTAATATGCTTGATTTGGGTTGTAGGAGCTATGCCTTCTCTTACAGATATCATTATTTTACTCTTTGTCCAGCCCATAGCTCTCCTCAGGTCTACTGTGCTTTGCTACACATTTAGTTTGTTCCCGACAAAAGCCCACAAGGATCGCACCACTGCTTCACAAGTCATCTGTATGTCATTTGTGTGGATAATTCTCATATATACTTATTGCAGAGTCCTGTTCACTGCCAGAAAGGCAGTTTCAAGGGGTTCTGCCAATAAGGCTCGGAGTACGATATTGTTGCATGGTGTCCAGTTGCTTCTTTGTATGCTTTCCTATATCACTCCTGTTATGGATATGTTTGTCTCTCCCTTTTTTCCTGTTCACAGAACAAAAATCACTTTCTTTAACTATCTAATCACAAATATTATGCCTAGATTATTGAGTCCTTTGATATATGGGGTCCGAGATCAGAGGTTTgtgaaacaaatgaaagaattttttgcttgtaaaattgttattgtaaaaattgtgccatcaaaatga
- the LOC122347313 gene encoding odorant receptor 131-2-like, protein MNSTVWIVDSYEEALAKNIVIVSLGLIINFINGMLVLTFFSNPMFSRDSRYILYIHLVINDMLMICTSVTLYVLTYVSPLVNASLCCVLVVLGSVTFTITPLNLACMAVERFIAICKPLHHAQICTPQRTYIFICLLWVIGAIPSLADIIILLLIQSTSFFSSLVLCYPFSLFPSKAYKDRTTASQVIYMSFVWIILIYTYCRVLFTARKAVSKGSANKARSTILLHGVQLLLCMLSYIAPVLDLIVTPFFPVHRTKITFFNYLITNILPRLLSPLIYGVRDQKFLKQMKEYFACKVIIVKIVPSKLLFSVG, encoded by the coding sequence ATGAACTCAACAGTCTGGATTGTGGATAGTTATGAAGAAGCTCTTgccaaaaatattgttattgtttctcTTGGTCTTatcattaatttcattaatggAATGCTGGTACTGACTTTCTTCTCCAATCCAATGTTTTCAAGAGACTCcagatacattttatacattcacCTGGTAATCAATGATATGCTCATGATATGCACATCAGTGACTTTGTATGTGTTGACCTACGTTTCACCACTTGTGAATGCTTCACTGTGTTGCGTTTTAGTTGTTCTCGGTTCAGTCACCTTTACAATCACTCCATTGAATCTGGCTTGTATGGCAGTAGAGCGTTTCATTGCTATCTGTAAACCACTGCATCACGCTCAGATCTGCACACCACAAAGGACCTACATCTTTATATGTTTGCTGTGGGTTATAGGGGCTATACCTTCTCTTGCAGATATCATTATTTTACTCTTAATCCAGTCCACATCTTTTTTCAGTTCTCTTGTACTTTGCTATCCATTCAGTTTGTTTCCTTCAAAAGCCTACAAGGATCGCACCACTGCTTCACAAGTTATTTATATGTCATTTGTGTGGATAATTCTCATCTATACTTATTGCAGAGTCCTGTTCACTGCCAGAAAGGCAGTTTCAAAGGGTTCTGCCAATAAGGCTCGGAGTACAATATTATTGCATGGTGTCCAGTTACTTCTTTGTATGCTTTCCTACATTGCCCCTGTTTTGGATTTAATTGTCACTCCTTTTTTTCCTGTTCACAGAACAAAGATCACTTTCTTTAATTAtctaataacaaatattttgccAAGATTACTGAGTCCTTTGATATATGGGGTCCGAGACCAGAAGTTTCTGAAACAAATGAAGGAATACTTTGCTTGTAAAGTTATTATTGTAAAGATTGTTccatcaaaattattattttcagttggCTAA